The DNA region ATAGAGTATCCAGCATCAGGAAACATAGTACAGGAGTTACATATGTGTGGGATTTTCGGAGTTTTTAACTATAAAGACGCTGCCAATATGACCTACCTTGGACTCCACGCCTTGCAGCATAGAGGACAGGAAAGCGCCGGCATCGTAAGCACTAACGGCACAAACATGGCAGTTCACAAGGAAATGGGCCATGTATCCGATATTTTTGACGAAAGTGTACTGAAAAAAATCCAGGGACACTCTGCAATCGGGCATGTCAGATACTCAACCGCAGGATCAAGCCGCCTCGTCAGCGCACAGCCCTTGGCAGTTGAGTATTCAAAAGGCTTTCTGTCGGTAGCTCATAACGGAAATCTCACGAACGCAAAGGTAATAAGAGAGGAGCTGGAGAATTACGGCTCAATCTTCCAGTCAACCACTGACACTGAGGTTATCATCCACCTTATAGCGCTTTCACACGAATTTACCACCGTGGAAAGGTTGATCAGCGCCCTTAAAAGGATTGAGGGGTCTTACTCCCTCCTCATTCTGACGAACAAGGAACTCATTGCTGTGCGAGACCCCTATGGATTCAGACCCCTTGTCCTCGGCAAACTAAAGAATTCGTTTGTTGTATCCAGCGAAACCTGTGCTTTTGACCTTATAGAGGCAAATTATTTGAGGGAGATCGAGCCCGGTGAAATTCTGCACATAAGCCGCGATGGAATAAAATCATATAAACCATTTAAAAAAGTCCGGCCACACTATTGTATATTTGAATATGTCTACTTTGCAAGGCCGGATAGTTACATGTTCGGAAGAACCGTGTATTCGGTAAGGAAGGCATTTGGCAGGGAATTAGCAAAGGAAACCCATGTGGATGCAGATATGGTTATACCTATTCCTGATTCCGGGATTGGCGCTGCCATTGGTTATTCCCAGGAGACAGGGATACCTTTTGAACTTGGTCTTATAAGAAACCATTACGTAGGAAGAACCTTCATAGAGCCCGAGGAATCAATCAGACATTTCGGGGTAAAATTGAAACTTAATGCAGTTCGTGATACTGTAAAAGGCAAAAGAATTGTTGTTGTTGATGATTCAATCGTAAGGGCAACGACAGGCAGAAAGATCATTAAAATGTTAAGACAATACGGGGCAAAGGAGATACATTTCAGGGTAAGCTCCCCCCCTACGACACATCCCTGCTTCTATGGTATCGATACCCCGTCAAGGACGGAGCTCATTGCATCGTCCCACCAGGTAGATGAGATAAACAAATACATGGAGTCTGACACGCTCCAGTACCTCAGTGTTGACGGCATGAAAAGGGCAATCGGGCAGGATGAGGCGTCATTTGACTATTCCTTCTGTGACGCCTGCTTTACCGGTGATTACCCTTTAAAGTTCCCGTGGGGCATGGAACTTGAGCAGATGGAACTGTTTGTAAAGCGATAAATGCAGTTTTGAATTTTGAGTGTTGAGTTTTAAGCTATAAAATACTATCCTGATTCATTATCAAATTATTAGGGGGCTCACTGAATATGAGCGAACGGGAAAGGTTGTTAGAAATTCTGAAAGACCTATCTTATGAGGAAGGGGATTTTGTACTTACGAGCGGCAAGAGGAGCGCATTCTATATTGATTGTAAAGAGACGACACTCAACCCTGAGGGTATGCATCTTGTTGGAAACATCATGTACGGGATGGCGAAAGATATACCGGGGATTGATGCCGTTGGAGGGGTGAGTATCGGGGGGGATCCGCTTGTGTGCGCCGTTGTATTGGAGGCCTACAACCGGAAAGATCATTTGATGGGATTTTTTATCAGGAAGGAGCCCAAAGGTCATGGTTCAAACCTCTGGGTGGAAGGCGGGAAAAATTTAAGGAAGGGAATGAATGTTGTGATACTTGAAGATGTAGTCACAACGGGGGGTTCATCACTAAAAGCTATAGATGTTACTGAAAAAGCAGGCTATAACGTAAAAGGCACCATAGCGATACTCGACAGACTTGAAGGTGGTAAAGAAGCAATAGAATCAAAAGGTTATATGTTTAAATCAATATTTAACCTTAATGATTTGAGATAACTTTTTATTCTACCACAGTAAATATATGTGACAGTATTTCTTTTCTGCCGTCCCCGCTCTTTGCTGAAAAAACGAACACATGTTCCGGTCCGAAAACTTTATTAAACAGCGCCTTTTTCGAGGCTGCTTCATTTCTGGTTGCTTTATCGATTTTAGTAATGACAAAAGAAAAAGGTATCCTGTTGTCTTCCAACCACTCTATGAGTATGTTATCGAGCTCGTCGAGGTCCCTCCTCACATCAAATAACCATATAAGCCTTTTTATGTTGGGATTTTGAAGTATATACTGCTCAATCATCTCCTGCCAGCCTTGATACATCTCACGTGAAACCTTTGAATACCCGAAGCCGGGAAAATCAGAGATGAAGAATGATTTTTTTGCATTTTTAAATTCATACTCAATTTTATATAAATTTATGGATCTCGTTCTCCCGGGAGTTGAGCTCGTCCTTGCAATCTTCTGCATGACAAGCCTGTTAATCATGGAAGATTTTCCCACATTCGACCTGCCTATAAAGGCTATCTCCGGCAAATCTTCTCTTTTTTTGTTATCATAGGATGTAACGCTCTTCAAAAAAACGGCATTTAATATTTTCATAGAAAGTTCCTCGGTTTTCCCTACTTGTCCTTTATTTTATACACCGCTATAGAATACTCCTTGAAGTTTTCTAATTGCGGCAGGGAAACCCTCTCAAATCGTGCCGGGTCAATAATTTCTTTGAAGCCGGGCATGTATGTGTTGATGGTTCTCTCATCAATCATCACATAGTCGGCCTTGTTCTCCCTGACAAGCAGGTTAAATGTTTTATAATCCGACCTTACAGGAATTGTTACAAATTCTGCATCTGCATAAAATGCAACCCTGTAAAGTGAGTGCTCCCCGGCAAACTTAGCCTTGGAATACCCGAGTTTTTTCAGATACACACCTGCCTTCTTCAGTTCGATTTTATCGCCTCCTGAGGATGCAAGTGTATTGGGAAGCACGATGATGAGAATGATTACGAGGAGCAACCCCGTGGTATGCCTTGAGAGGTTAAAAAAGGTTCTTGATCCTTTGCTCAAGAGATGCGCAATCCTCTCTTTTAGTTCGAAAAAACCGATTGAAGCCCATATCAGGGCAGGAATTGCCACAAGAAGTCCGTGTCTCGTGCTGAGATAACACGTTTTAACCATGTATATGTAAATACTTAGAAAAAAGACAAGAATCCAGATAAGGAAAGGGATTTCACTCTTACTGTAAGGAATATATTTTCTTTTAATAACACCGAAGAGAAAGAGTATGAAAAATATTACATGGAGTGATTTTGCAAATTTATATATCCCCTCTGAAAAATAAATCTCGTATTTGTGTCTTGCGGCCATATCAAAAAAATTTCTGAAATGGGAAGGAATCATATCGATAAGCTCCTGCTTCAGCTCGAGGTCCCGGGCCGCATCATGCACTAACATTAAACGGGGCAGCTTCTCTCCCACAAGCCCTAATTCCCATTTTCCCAGATTGTTTTTAAGGGCAAAGAGAAATGGAAAGGCAATAAGCGGAAAGGAAATGATGAATACAAACACCATTACAAACAGGTTTTTTACACTCATACCTCCATCAACACAATACCAGATCATCCAGAGAATAATAATCAAAACAAGTGCTGCCCCCTCAAAGCGGGTAAACGTGGCCATTCCCACAAAAAGACTGGCTAATGCTAAAAATATCCATCTCTTACGGGTAATACCCCTCCAGGCACAATAGAGGGATGTTATCGAAAAAAACCAGAAGGACGGCTCTCTTAGAACATCACTTGAGTATTCAACAAGTCGTGGACCGATGGTATAAAAGAGTGAGGCCATAAAGGCAATGCGGTTGCCTATAAGTTCCCTGATAAGAAGAAAAAAAGGAACAACCGCAAGTGAACCTAATAAGGCTGAAACCAATCTTCCTGCCATTTCCCAGTCATGAAAGACTTTTTGAAATGCCACAATCAGAAATGGGTAGAGATTGAAAAAACTGAATGTTGATATTTTCTGAAAGTTGCCGGAAGCAATCATTTTGGCAACTTCAATGTATTGCATCCCGTCAGGCGTAATCACTTGCGCTGAGAATACACTATAAAGCCTTACGATAAATGCCAGAATCGTAAGGCCTGCGAGCAGCAAGATTACCTTTTTATTTTCCGACAGTCTTTTTATCTCGTCTATCATACAGATTTTTTAATACACGATGAGATTTAAATTTTCTTCAGCACAAACATATTCACATAGCCATAATCACCATAACTTGGCATATACCTGAAAAACTCAACAAATTTATTATTATATTCTAATTCTTTTTTCCCAGCAATTAAAGCTGGATATAAAACTTTACTACCAAAATAATAGCTACTTAAAAAATTCTTACAATTTTTTAATCTTGATTCCGAATGATTAATGGAAAGATCCTCAAATTTTTTCTTAATAAACTCTGAAAATTTTTTATTTTCAAAGAATATATTATGAAATGGTTGCGGAATAGAATCTAAACCAACAGCATTCCTTGCTTCGTTTAGATTTTTTAAGCTATCAGCAAAAGATTCTACCATTATAAAAACGCCGTTCTTCTTAAGAACTCTCCTGATCTCTTTCAATGCTTTTTGTTGTTTTTCCCAAGAATCTAAATTGATTAAACACCTCTCTGTGAACACGATATCGAAAGAAGAATCTTCAAATTTCAAATTCAAAACATCTCCTACTTCGTATGTTACTCCTTTAACATTTCGTTTTTTGGCAATTTCAACTAAATCTTCGCAGAAGTCTATGCACTTTATTGATTGAATATTTAATTTGTTGACTATCTGCTCTGAAGAATATCCATTACCAGAACCCACTTCTAAGATTTTTGGATTATTAAAATAAGTTTTAACAACATTAAGAACGTCAATTATCTTATCAATTTCCATATCCCTTATATTGATATCTTTCATGCTTGATTGTTTTGAAGCACCATATTCCTCAGCTATTTCTTTATAGTGCTCTTTTATTTTATGCATTTTTCACCTCGCATCTCTTGTTATCTCTATTCCCTGCGAACCCTATATGTGATTCCATCTTTCTCCTCTGTAATCTTCTGATTGCTGCCCAGAAAATATTCGACCGTCACCTGACCCGATTGGCTGATTCCCTCTCGCTTCAAAATCTTCCAGAACGTCATGAAGATAATCTTCAAATCCAGTCGAAAACTCTGATGATCCACATACCAGACATCAAGTTTGAACTTCTCCTCCCAGGTAATAGCATTACGGCCGTTCACCTGCGCCCAGCCGGTGATACCCGGTTTTGCATCGTGGCGTCTCGCCTGTTCCGGTGAATACCTCGGCAGATATTCCATGAGAAGAGGTCTCGGACCCACAAAACTTAAATCACCCTTCAGTACATTGAATAACTGGGGTAATTCGTCAAGGCTTGATCTGCGTAATATCGTGCCTGTTGCAGTCATTCGTAACTTGTCCGGTAGCAATTCGCCTGTATTATTACTTGCATCAGTCATTGTACGGAATTTATAAAGATAAAAAGGCGCTCCATGAAGGCCCGGACGTTGTTGAACAAACAAAACGGGCTTGCCCATGACAATTCTTACAACACAGGCAATGATAAGCATGGGCAGAGATAAGATAATCAGCAGTGCCAATGCCAGGAAAACATCGAAACACCTTTTCAAAATAAATTCTTTGTTTGCTTTTTCACGCTATACCTGTGATTTTTTTATAATAATCGAGCATTGAAGTTGTAACCCTTTCTTTTGCGTATAACGCCAGCGCCCTCTTTTGAGCTTCCCTGCCCATTTGTTTTACTGTTTCAGGCGCATCAAAGAATTTTTTCATTTTTAGGGCAAGATCTCCGGGGTTGCCGGCTGAAAAGAGAAATCCCGTAATACCATCCTCGATCGTATCGGTTACGCCATAAATCCTTGATCCTATGGATGGGATACCAGCAGAGGCTGCCTGAATAATGACAACCCCGAATCCTTCCCGGTAGGAGGGCAGGCAAAATACGTCCGCCGCTGCAATGAAGTGTTCGGGCACATCGGTATAATCTTCAAAATGTATTTTTTGCAGACAGGACGTGCAGATTGATTCAATCTGTTCCTTCATTCCCTGCTCGTCAGGCCCGACAATGATAAGACGGGTATTTTTGTATGTTTTGCAGATCTGTAAAAAAGAGTCGGCAAGATCAAGTAATCCTTTGTCACGATTAAGCCTGCCGAGATACAGAAAAACGATATCGGATTCCGATATGCCGTATTGTCTTCTTATCCGACCCCTTGCTTCGGCATTTGGTGAAAACCTTTCTGCATCAACCCCGCATATGGAACCATTAGCAATAACGCCTGATCTTTCGGATGATATCACACCCTGGTCCATAAGAAAGCTTCTCTGAGAATGGCTGTCGACGAGTATATGTGTTGCACAGGCCGCCAGAACCTTATCCATGGACTTGAGCAGGCACCGCATAAACCCTTTCCTTGTTGCCCAGACCTGACCTGTGAAAGTATGAATCCTTACAGGGACACGTGCAAAAAACGCAGCAAGCATAGACAGAAGGCCCGATTTAGGCATGATGGAATGTACTACATAAAAACCTTCTTCTCTGAATAATCTGTAGAGGTGCATGACAACACGGAGGTCCATCAGAGGAGAGATCTTTCGCTCTATAGGCACCGGTATCACCGTTACATCCAAACCAAACGGCTTTAAGAAGTTTTTGTCCGGCGTATTCACAATAAGGGAAATGTCAAAATAAGGGGTCATGGCCCTGATATGATCCACCAGAAAAGCCTTAACGGAAATCTCGACGACCGCTACGAAACAAATCTTCTTCTTTTGGCTAATCAGACTCACTAAAGGCGCCTTTTGTCATAAAACTATGTATTTTATGCCATACTTTGGGTGGAAAAAACGTGATCACATAGAGCAGGAAAAACCTGTAATCGGTCAACCTGAA from Pseudomonadota bacterium includes:
- the purF gene encoding amidophosphoribosyltransferase, with the protein product MCGIFGVFNYKDAANMTYLGLHALQHRGQESAGIVSTNGTNMAVHKEMGHVSDIFDESVLKKIQGHSAIGHVRYSTAGSSRLVSAQPLAVEYSKGFLSVAHNGNLTNAKVIREELENYGSIFQSTTDTEVIIHLIALSHEFTTVERLISALKRIEGSYSLLILTNKELIAVRDPYGFRPLVLGKLKNSFVVSSETCAFDLIEANYLREIEPGEILHISRDGIKSYKPFKKVRPHYCIFEYVYFARPDSYMFGRTVYSVRKAFGRELAKETHVDADMVIPIPDSGIGAAIGYSQETGIPFELGLIRNHYVGRTFIEPEESIRHFGVKLKLNAVRDTVKGKRIVVVDDSIVRATTGRKIIKMLRQYGAKEIHFRVSSPPTTHPCFYGIDTPSRTELIASSHQVDEINKYMESDTLQYLSVDGMKRAIGQDEASFDYSFCDACFTGDYPLKFPWGMELEQMELFVKR
- the pyrE gene encoding orotate phosphoribosyltransferase, with the translated sequence MSERERLLEILKDLSYEEGDFVLTSGKRSAFYIDCKETTLNPEGMHLVGNIMYGMAKDIPGIDAVGGVSIGGDPLVCAVVLEAYNRKDHLMGFFIRKEPKGHGSNLWVEGGKNLRKGMNVVILEDVVTTGGSSLKAIDVTEKAGYNVKGTIAILDRLEGGKEAIESKGYMFKSIFNLNDLR
- the yihA gene encoding ribosome biogenesis GTP-binding protein YihA/YsxC translates to MKILNAVFLKSVTSYDNKKREDLPEIAFIGRSNVGKSSMINRLVMQKIARTSSTPGRTRSINLYKIEYEFKNAKKSFFISDFPGFGYSKVSREMYQGWQEMIEQYILQNPNIKRLIWLFDVRRDLDELDNILIEWLEDNRIPFSFVITKIDKATRNEAASKKALFNKVFGPEHVFVFSAKSGDGRKEILSHIFTVVE
- a CDS encoding glycosyltransferase family 39 protein — protein: MIDEIKRLSENKKVILLLAGLTILAFIVRLYSVFSAQVITPDGMQYIEVAKMIASGNFQKISTFSFFNLYPFLIVAFQKVFHDWEMAGRLVSALLGSLAVVPFFLLIRELIGNRIAFMASLFYTIGPRLVEYSSDVLREPSFWFFSITSLYCAWRGITRKRWIFLALASLFVGMATFTRFEGAALVLIIILWMIWYCVDGGMSVKNLFVMVFVFIISFPLIAFPFLFALKNNLGKWELGLVGEKLPRLMLVHDAARDLELKQELIDMIPSHFRNFFDMAARHKYEIYFSEGIYKFAKSLHVIFFILFLFGVIKRKYIPYSKSEIPFLIWILVFFLSIYIYMVKTCYLSTRHGLLVAIPALIWASIGFFELKERIAHLLSKGSRTFFNLSRHTTGLLLVIILIIVLPNTLASSGGDKIELKKAGVYLKKLGYSKAKFAGEHSLYRVAFYADAEFVTIPVRSDYKTFNLLVRENKADYVMIDERTINTYMPGFKEIIDPARFERVSLPQLENFKEYSIAVYKIKDK
- a CDS encoding class I SAM-dependent methyltransferase, with product MHKIKEHYKEIAEEYGASKQSSMKDINIRDMEIDKIIDVLNVVKTYFNNPKILEVGSGNGYSSEQIVNKLNIQSIKCIDFCEDLVEIAKKRNVKGVTYEVGDVLNLKFEDSSFDIVFTERCLINLDSWEKQQKALKEIRRVLKKNGVFIMVESFADSLKNLNEARNAVGLDSIPQPFHNIFFENKKFSEFIKKKFEDLSINHSESRLKNCKNFLSSYYFGSKVLYPALIAGKKELEYNNKFVEFFRYMPSYGDYGYVNMFVLKKI
- a CDS encoding sugar transferase produces the protein MLKRCFDVFLALALLIILSLPMLIIACVVRIVMGKPVLFVQQRPGLHGAPFYLYKFRTMTDASNNTGELLPDKLRMTATGTILRRSSLDELPQLFNVLKGDLSFVGPRPLLMEYLPRYSPEQARRHDAKPGITGWAQVNGRNAITWEEKFKLDVWYVDHQSFRLDLKIIFMTFWKILKREGISQSGQVTVEYFLGSNQKITEEKDGITYRVRRE
- a CDS encoding glycosyltransferase family 4 protein, which produces MSLISQKKKICFVAVVEISVKAFLVDHIRAMTPYFDISLIVNTPDKNFLKPFGLDVTVIPVPIERKISPLMDLRVVMHLYRLFREEGFYVVHSIMPKSGLLSMLAAFFARVPVRIHTFTGQVWATRKGFMRCLLKSMDKVLAACATHILVDSHSQRSFLMDQGVISSERSGVIANGSICGVDAERFSPNAEARGRIRRQYGISESDIVFLYLGRLNRDKGLLDLADSFLQICKTYKNTRLIIVGPDEQGMKEQIESICTSCLQKIHFEDYTDVPEHFIAAADVFCLPSYREGFGVVIIQAASAGIPSIGSRIYGVTDTIEDGITGFLFSAGNPGDLALKMKKFFDAPETVKQMGREAQKRALALYAKERVTTSMLDYYKKITGIA